A section of the Lepus europaeus isolate LE1 chromosome 10, mLepTim1.pri, whole genome shotgun sequence genome encodes:
- the KERA gene encoding keratocan — MATTICFVIWVLFITGSVWTQSVRQAYEGNDPEDWSADDFDCPMECFCPPNFPTALYCENRGLKEIPAIPSRIWYLYLENNLIETIPEKPFENATQLRWINLNKNKITNYGIEKGALSQLKKLLFLFLEDNELEEVPSPLPRSLEQLQLARNKVSRIPQGTFSNLENLTLLDLQHNKLLDNAFQRDTFKGLKNLMQLNMAKNALRNMPPRLPANTMQLFLDNNSIEGIPENYFNVIPKVAFLRLNHNKISDAGLPSRGFDVSSILDLQLSHNRLTKVPRISAHLQHLHLDHNKIKSVNVSLICPTTSTLHTEQDSFIHGPQLSYLRLDGNEIKPPIPMDLMTCFRLLQAVII, encoded by the exons ATGGCAACTACAATCTGTTTCGTCATCTGGGTATTATTCATAACAGGCAGCGTGTGGACTCAAAGTGTGAGACAGGCCTATGAGGGAAATGATCCAGAAGACTGGAGTGCGGATGACTTTGATTGTCCCATGGAGTGTTTCTGTCCCCCTAATTTTCCTACTGCTTTATACTGTGAAAATCGAGGTCTCAAAGAAATCCCTGCTATTCCTTCAAGGATCTGGTATCTTTATCTTGAAAACAACCTGATAGAAACCATTCCAGAGAAGCCATTTGAGAATGCCACCCAACTGAGATGGATAAATCTAAACAAGAACAAAATAACCAACTATGGAATTGAGAAGGGAGCCCTAAGCCAGCTGAAGAAACTCCTTTTCTTATTTCTGGAAGACAATGAATTAGAGGAAGTACCTTCTCCACTGCCAAGAAGTCTAGAACAATTACAGTTAGCCAGAAATAAGGTATCTAGGATTCCTCAGGGGACCTTCAGCAATCTAGAGAACCTGACCCTTCTTGATCTACAGCACAACAAATTGTTAGACAATGCCTTTCAAAGAGATACCTTTAAAGGGCTAAAGAACCTTATGCAGCTTAATATGGCTAAGAATGCCCTGAGAAACATGCCACCAAGACTGCCAGCCAATACGATGCAATTATTTTTAGACAACAATTCCATTGAAGGAATACCAGAAAATTACTTTAATGTGATTCCTAAAGTGGCCTTCCTGAGGCTAAATCATAACAAAATATCAGATGCAGGTCTCCCATCACGTGGCTTTGATGTGTCATCAATTCTAGACCTCCAGCTGTCTCACAATCGCCTCACAAAGGTCCCCCGAATCAGTGCTCATCTGCAGCACCTTCACCTTGAtcacaacaaaattaaaa GTGTGAATGTCTCACTAATATGTCCTACCACTAGCACACTGCACACTGAACAAGATTCGTTCATCCATGGACCTCAGCTTAGCTACCTCCGCCTGGATGGAAATGAAATCAAGCCACCAATCCCAATGGATTTAATGACCTGCTTCAGGCTTCTTCAGGCTGTcattatataa